A single genomic interval of Bradyrhizobium sp. AZCC 1693 harbors:
- the hutI gene encoding imidazolonepropionase, translated as MAERFDRIWHNARLATVREDLPDLGVIERGVIAARDGRIAFAGSHSDFPSDADAAERIDCGGRWITPGLVDCHTHLVFGGNRAHEFELRLQGASYEEIARAGGGIVSTVAATRGSSEAELVAGALPRLDALIGEGVTTVEIKSGYGLNTETEMRQLSAARAVGRSRPVSIRTSFLGAHALPPEADGDKDRYIDLVCREMLPAVAQAGLADAVDAFMEGIAFSKDQTARVFRAAKALGLPVKLHADQLSNLGGAALASEFSALSADHLEHTDEAGVAAMARAGTVAVLLPGAFYFIRETMKPPVELFRAHGVNMALATDCNPGSSPLTSLLLAMNMGATLFRMTVAECLAGVTREGARALGLLGETGTLEAGKWCDLAIWDIDRPAELIYRMGFNPLHRRVWRGQ; from the coding sequence ATGGCCGAGCGCTTCGATCGAATCTGGCATAACGCCCGGCTCGCCACCGTTCGGGAGGATCTGCCCGACCTCGGCGTGATCGAGCGTGGCGTGATTGCCGCGCGGGATGGCCGCATCGCCTTTGCCGGCAGCCATTCCGACTTTCCATCTGACGCCGACGCGGCTGAACGGATCGATTGCGGCGGGCGGTGGATCACGCCCGGACTGGTCGATTGTCATACCCATCTGGTTTTCGGTGGAAACCGCGCCCATGAGTTCGAGCTGCGGTTGCAGGGTGCAAGCTACGAAGAGATCGCGCGCGCGGGCGGCGGCATTGTTTCGACCGTCGCTGCGACACGGGGCTCCAGTGAGGCTGAACTTGTTGCCGGGGCGCTGCCGCGGCTCGACGCCCTGATCGGCGAGGGCGTAACGACAGTCGAGATCAAATCCGGCTACGGGCTGAACACGGAAACCGAGATGCGACAATTGTCAGCCGCACGCGCGGTGGGCCGCAGCCGGCCGGTCAGTATCCGGACGTCGTTTCTGGGCGCGCATGCCCTGCCGCCCGAAGCCGATGGGGACAAGGATCGATACATCGACCTTGTTTGCCGCGAGATGCTGCCGGCGGTGGCGCAGGCCGGACTTGCAGACGCAGTCGACGCCTTCATGGAGGGCATCGCTTTTTCGAAAGATCAAACGGCGCGGGTGTTTCGTGCGGCAAAGGCGCTTGGACTGCCGGTCAAATTGCATGCGGACCAGTTGTCGAACCTCGGCGGCGCGGCGCTTGCTTCGGAATTCTCAGCTTTGTCCGCCGATCACCTCGAGCACACCGACGAGGCCGGCGTCGCGGCCATGGCGCGGGCGGGTACAGTAGCCGTGCTTCTGCCGGGCGCATTTTATTTCATTCGCGAGACGATGAAGCCGCCGGTCGAGCTGTTCCGCGCCCACGGCGTGAACATGGCGCTGGCTACCGACTGCAATCCCGGCAGCTCGCCGCTGACGTCGCTTCTACTGGCCATGAATATGGGCGCGACGCTGTTCCGGATGACTGTTGCCGAATGCCTCGCCGGCGTGACGCGGGAAGGTGCGCGCGCGCTGGGCCTTCTCGGTGAGACCGGTACGCTCGAGGCCGGCAAATGGTGTGATCTCGCGATCTGGGATATCGACCGGCCCGCCGAGCTGATTTACCGGATGGGTTTCAATCCGCTGCACCGCCGGGTGTGGAGGGGGCAATGA
- a CDS encoding ABC transporter permease: MRPLDPVTSKQRAAYGFAFFVLFVALWGWATFGGYVSKTFLANPLTMLQEGFELLTKHGFLFDIGMTIWRVVGGFALAAVIAVPLGVLMGAYKPIEAFLEPFVSFARYLPASAFIPLLILWAGIGELQKLLVIFIGAVFQIILMIAVNVGNTRRDLVEAAYTLGAGDSGIIRRVLLPSSAPEIAEILRLVLGWAWTYVIVAELIGSSSGIGHMITDSQALLNTGQIIFGIIVIGLIGLVSDFLFKAFNAWLFPWRLA; this comes from the coding sequence ATGCGTCCCCTGGATCCCGTGACGTCGAAGCAACGCGCAGCCTATGGCTTTGCGTTCTTTGTCCTGTTCGTAGCCCTGTGGGGATGGGCAACGTTTGGCGGCTACGTGTCCAAAACGTTTCTCGCCAACCCGCTGACCATGCTGCAGGAGGGATTTGAACTCCTGACCAAGCATGGCTTCCTGTTCGACATCGGCATGACGATCTGGCGGGTTGTCGGCGGCTTTGCGCTGGCGGCTGTCATCGCGGTGCCGCTCGGCGTGCTGATGGGCGCCTACAAACCGATCGAGGCCTTCCTCGAGCCGTTCGTCTCGTTCGCCCGTTACCTGCCCGCCTCGGCCTTTATCCCGCTGTTGATCCTGTGGGCGGGCATCGGCGAATTGCAGAAGCTGCTGGTTATCTTTATCGGCGCGGTGTTCCAGATTATCCTGATGATCGCCGTGAACGTCGGCAATACAAGGCGCGACCTCGTTGAAGCCGCCTACACGCTGGGCGCCGGCGACAGCGGCATCATCCGCCGCGTGCTGCTGCCCTCCTCCGCCCCCGAGATCGCGGAAATCCTTCGGCTCGTGCTGGGTTGGGCGTGGACCTACGTCATCGTCGCCGAACTGATCGGTTCCTCGTCGGGCATCGGCCACATGATCACCGATAGCCAGGCGCTACTCAACACCGGCCAGATCATCTTCGGCATCATCGTCATCGGGCT
- the hutU gene encoding urocanate hydratase, which produces MNRRLDNERTIRAPRGSEISAKSWLTEAPLRMLMNNLDPDVAERPSELVVYGGIGRAARDWDSFDRIVASLRKLEADQTLVVQSGKPVGIFRTHPDAPRVLIANSNLVPHWATLDHFNDLDRQGLMMFGQMTAGSWIYIGSQGIVQGTYETFVEVGRRHYGGSLAGKWILTAGLGGMGGAQPLAATMAGASMLAIECQPSRIEMRLRTGYLDRQASTLDEALAVMEQATESRKPVSVGFLGNAADIFPELVRRGVKPDIVTDQTSAHDPINGYLPKGWTLAEWEVRRSADPKAVEAAAKTSMVGHVQAMLDFHAQGIPTLDYGNNIRQMAKDMGLKNAFDFPGFVPAYIRPLFCRGVGPFRWAALSGDPEDIFRTDAKVKELMPHDRHLHNWLDMAKARIKFQGLPARICWVGLGDRHRLGLAFNEMVARGELKAPIVIGRDHLDSGSVASPNRETEAMRDGSDAVSDWPLINALLNCASGATWVSLHHGGGVGIGYSQHAGMVIVADGTPEAGRRIERVLWNDPASGVMRHADAGYESAIECARANGLDLPGLAS; this is translated from the coding sequence ATGAACCGCCGACTGGACAACGAGCGTACGATCCGCGCGCCCCGCGGTTCCGAGATCAGCGCCAAGAGCTGGTTGACGGAAGCGCCGCTCCGGATGCTGATGAACAATCTCGATCCTGATGTCGCCGAACGACCGAGCGAACTCGTCGTCTATGGCGGCATCGGCCGCGCAGCCCGCGACTGGGACAGTTTTGACCGGATCGTTGCCTCGTTGCGCAAGCTCGAGGCCGACCAGACGCTGGTGGTGCAGTCGGGCAAGCCGGTCGGAATTTTCCGTACCCATCCCGATGCGCCGCGCGTGCTGATCGCGAATTCGAATCTGGTGCCGCACTGGGCGACGCTCGATCACTTCAACGACCTGGACAGGCAGGGGTTGATGATGTTCGGTCAGATGACGGCCGGATCATGGATCTACATCGGCAGCCAGGGCATTGTGCAGGGCACCTACGAAACCTTTGTCGAGGTGGGCCGACGTCATTACGGCGGCAGCCTGGCGGGCAAGTGGATCCTGACCGCCGGGCTCGGCGGCATGGGTGGCGCCCAGCCCCTTGCTGCGACGATGGCCGGAGCGTCGATGCTCGCGATCGAGTGCCAGCCGAGCCGTATCGAGATGCGGCTGCGTACCGGTTATCTCGACCGGCAGGCCAGCACCCTTGATGAGGCGCTTGCGGTGATGGAACAGGCAACCGAGAGCAGGAAACCGGTCTCGGTCGGCTTCCTTGGCAATGCCGCCGATATTTTCCCCGAGCTGGTGCGCCGTGGCGTGAAGCCGGACATCGTCACCGACCAGACCAGCGCGCACGATCCGATCAACGGTTATCTGCCGAAGGGATGGACACTCGCCGAGTGGGAGGTAAGACGCAGCGCCGATCCGAAAGCGGTTGAAGCGGCGGCCAAGACTTCCATGGTCGGCCATGTCCAGGCCATGCTGGATTTTCACGCCCAGGGCATTCCCACGCTCGACTATGGCAACAACATCCGCCAGATGGCGAAGGACATGGGATTGAAAAACGCGTTCGACTTCCCCGGCTTCGTCCCGGCCTACATCCGTCCGCTGTTTTGCCGCGGCGTCGGGCCATTCCGGTGGGCGGCGCTCTCAGGCGATCCCGAAGACATCTTCCGCACCGATGCCAAGGTGAAGGAGCTGATGCCGCACGACAGGCATCTTCACAACTGGCTGGATATGGCGAAGGCACGGATCAAGTTTCAGGGCCTGCCGGCGCGGATCTGCTGGGTCGGGCTTGGCGATCGGCATCGGCTGGGCCTGGCGTTCAATGAAATGGTGGCGCGTGGCGAACTGAAGGCGCCGATCGTCATCGGTCGCGATCATCTCGACAGTGGCTCGGTGGCGAGCCCGAACCGTGAAACCGAAGCGATGCGGGACGGCTCGGATGCGGTGTCCGACTGGCCGCTCATCAATGCGTTGCTCAACTGTGCCTCCGGGGCGACGTGGGTGTCGCTGCATCACGGCGGCGGCGTCGGGATCGGCTATTCGCAGCACGCCGGCATGGTGATTGTCGCCGACGGAACGCCGGAGGCTGGGCGCCGTATCGAGCGGGTGCTTTGGAACGACCCGGCGTCGGGGGTCATGCGTCATGCCGATGCAGGCTACGAAAGTGCGATTGAGTGCGCCCGCGCCAACGGGCTCGATCTGCCTGGGCTGGCATCGTAG
- a CDS encoding formimidoylglutamate deiminase gives MSTLHFGSALLPSGWADDVQVVVTDGTITKVTAGAAPGADDERHQLAIPGIASLHSHAFQRGMAGLAATRGNTADTFWTWRETMYRFALDMTPEDTEAVATLLYVEMLEQGYTRVGEFHYLHHDRDGTPYGNPAEMATRIARAAEVTGIGLTLLPSFYAHGSFGGAAPHAGQRRFICSIDQFAKLIAATEMAVRELPGANIGIAPHSLRAVTPDELVAITPLAEGRPVHIHAAEQIKEVEECIGWSGRRPVEWLLEHAPVDRRWCLIHATHTTAAEIAALARSGAVAGLCPITEASLGDGIFPTREFLDTGGRFGVGTDSNVLVGVADELRQLEYGQRLKHRERNVLSGGPGISTGRALFDTALAGGAQALVQPIVGLQSGARADIVTLDITHPSLAGRRGDTILDGWIFAAGSGAVDCVWAGGNKVVGGGRHRLRQRARDKFNAAVRRLVA, from the coding sequence ATGTCCACTCTGCATTTCGGATCAGCGCTGCTTCCCTCCGGCTGGGCTGACGACGTGCAGGTGGTTGTGACCGATGGAACCATCACGAAGGTGACCGCCGGCGCGGCGCCGGGGGCCGACGATGAACGCCACCAACTGGCCATCCCGGGAATAGCGAGCCTGCATAGTCACGCGTTCCAGCGTGGCATGGCTGGCCTCGCCGCAACACGCGGCAATACCGCGGACACGTTCTGGACATGGCGCGAGACGATGTATCGCTTCGCGCTGGACATGACCCCCGAAGACACGGAAGCCGTCGCAACGCTGCTCTATGTCGAGATGCTCGAGCAAGGCTACACGCGCGTCGGGGAATTCCATTATCTCCATCACGACCGCGATGGCACGCCCTATGGCAATCCTGCCGAGATGGCGACGCGAATTGCGCGCGCCGCCGAGGTCACCGGCATCGGCCTTACCCTGCTGCCGAGTTTTTACGCGCACGGCTCCTTCGGTGGCGCCGCACCGCATGCCGGCCAACGCCGGTTCATCTGCTCGATCGACCAGTTTGCCAAGCTGATTGCCGCGACAGAAATGGCCGTCCGTGAGTTGCCCGGAGCGAATATCGGTATCGCTCCGCACAGCCTGCGGGCCGTGACACCGGACGAATTGGTAGCAATCACACCACTGGCCGAAGGCAGGCCGGTTCATATCCACGCCGCCGAGCAGATCAAGGAAGTCGAGGAATGCATCGGCTGGTCGGGCCGGCGGCCGGTTGAGTGGCTGCTCGAACATGCGCCCGTCGATCGGCGCTGGTGCCTGATCCATGCGACCCACACCACCGCGGCAGAGATCGCCGCGCTTGCCAGGAGCGGCGCCGTCGCCGGTCTCTGCCCGATTACCGAAGCAAGCCTCGGCGACGGCATTTTCCCAACCCGTGAATTCCTTGACACAGGCGGCCGGTTCGGCGTCGGCACGGATTCCAATGTGCTGGTCGGCGTGGCCGACGAACTGCGTCAGCTCGAATATGGCCAGCGGTTAAAGCACCGGGAGCGCAATGTGTTGTCCGGCGGCCCCGGCATTTCGACCGGTCGCGCGCTATTCGACACTGCGCTCGCCGGCGGGGCCCAGGCGCTCGTGCAGCCGATTGTCGGACTCCAATCAGGTGCACGCGCAGACATTGTCACCCTCGACATCACACATCCCTCCCTCGCCGGGCGCCGCGGGGATACCATCCTCGACGGCTGGATTTTTGCAGCAGGCTCGGGTGCCGTCGATTGTGTGTGGGCGGGCGGAAACAAGGTCGTCGGGGGTGGGCGCCACCGACTCCGTCAACGAGCGCGTGACAAATTCAACGCGGCCGTGCGGAGGTTGGTGGCATGA
- the hutH gene encoding histidine ammonia-lyase: protein MSDRDASIVVSPGAVSLDELAQVLAGAAVVLDPVFWPRVEAASAIVAQAARSDVPVYGINTGFGKLASKRIPPDQTTLLQRNLIVSHCCGVGPPTPEPIVRLMMALKIISLGRGASGVRREILEQLQAMLARGICPLVPQQGSVGASGDLAPLAHMTAVMIGEGQALVDGKAVPGRDALAAADLAPITLGPKEGLALINGTQFSTAYAISGLLRAHGLACTALVTGALSVDAAMASTAPFRPEIQRLRGHDGQIAAGVALTALLEGSDIRMSHLEGDERVQDPYCLRCQPQVAGAALDLLTQAARTLTIEANAVTDNPLVLVESGEIVSGGNFHAEPVAFAADQIALALSEIGAISERRIATLVDPALNFGLPPFLTPDPGLNSGFMIAEVTAAALYAENKQRAAACSIDSTPTSANQEDHVSMAAHGARRLSDMADNLAAILGIELLVAAQGIGLRAPHTTSPALASVIAVLREQVPALGGDRYMADDLAKATALVAAGALPAAAMSMLKNNPFPRLAERGHLS from the coding sequence ATGAGCGACCGGGACGCATCCATTGTCGTTTCGCCCGGAGCGGTCAGCCTCGACGAACTGGCGCAGGTACTTGCAGGCGCGGCCGTCGTACTCGATCCGGTCTTCTGGCCGCGCGTGGAGGCAGCATCGGCCATTGTGGCGCAGGCCGCGCGCTCTGACGTTCCGGTTTACGGCATCAACACAGGCTTTGGAAAACTGGCGTCGAAACGCATTCCGCCGGATCAGACCACGCTGCTCCAACGCAATCTCATTGTGTCGCATTGCTGCGGGGTAGGGCCGCCCACGCCGGAACCGATCGTGCGCCTGATGATGGCGCTGAAGATCATCTCATTGGGGCGGGGCGCGTCGGGCGTGCGCCGCGAAATCCTCGAGCAGCTCCAGGCCATGCTGGCGCGCGGCATTTGTCCGCTGGTGCCGCAGCAGGGATCGGTCGGGGCATCCGGTGATCTGGCGCCGCTTGCGCATATGACCGCCGTCATGATCGGCGAGGGGCAGGCGCTTGTCGACGGCAAGGCTGTGCCGGGCCGCGATGCGCTGGCCGCGGCCGATCTCGCGCCGATCACCCTGGGGCCGAAGGAAGGCCTCGCCTTGATCAACGGTACGCAGTTTTCGACGGCCTATGCCATTTCCGGGTTGCTGCGCGCCCATGGCCTGGCGTGCACGGCGCTGGTGACGGGCGCCTTGTCGGTCGACGCGGCCATGGCTTCGACGGCGCCGTTCCGCCCGGAGATCCAGCGACTACGCGGGCATGACGGACAAATCGCCGCCGGTGTCGCCTTGACAGCGTTGCTGGAAGGCAGCGACATCCGCATGTCGCATCTCGAAGGCGACGAGCGCGTGCAGGATCCCTACTGCCTGCGCTGTCAGCCGCAGGTGGCCGGCGCGGCGCTTGACCTGTTGACGCAAGCCGCCCGCACTCTGACGATCGAGGCCAACGCCGTCACCGATAATCCGCTGGTGCTGGTTGAGAGCGGCGAGATCGTCTCGGGTGGAAATTTTCACGCCGAGCCGGTCGCATTCGCCGCCGACCAGATCGCATTGGCGTTGTCCGAGATCGGTGCGATCAGCGAGCGGCGCATTGCCACACTGGTCGATCCCGCGCTGAACTTCGGCTTACCGCCGTTCCTGACGCCTGATCCCGGCCTCAACTCCGGCTTCATGATTGCGGAGGTGACGGCGGCAGCCCTCTATGCCGAGAACAAGCAGCGCGCCGCGGCCTGCTCGATCGATTCGACGCCGACCAGCGCCAACCAGGAAGATCATGTGTCGATGGCCGCGCACGGGGCGCGCCGTTTGTCTGACATGGCGGACAACCTTGCCGCTATTCTCGGCATCGAGCTGCTGGTTGCGGCGCAAGGCATCGGGTTGCGCGCGCCACATACGACCAGCCCTGCGCTTGCGTCGGTAATTGCGGTGTTGCGCGAGCAGGTGCCGGCGCTCGGTGGCGATCGCTATATGGCCGATGATCTCGCAAAGGCAACGGCGCTGGTCGCAGCCGGCGCATTGCCGGCCGCCGCGATGTCGATGCTCAAGAACAACCCGTTTCCAAGACTTGCCGAGAGAGGTCATCTGTCATGA
- a CDS encoding ABC transporter substrate-binding protein gives MLSFRIFAATAALLVSAPALADDVKVNIGISGWTGFAPLTLANQAGIFKKNGLDVTIKKIPQKDRHLAVASGDIQCAATTVETWISWNANGVATKQIFQLDKSYGADGMATRNDVASIKDLKGKTVAASAPGTAPYFTLAWMLKKNGLSVKDVTVVNLEPAAAAQAFVAGQNDAAMTYEPYLSTVRAAPDKGKIIATTLDYPMIMDTFGCTPKFLTENPKAAKALADSYFEAVALIEKDQAKSYEIMGADVKQSGEQFGNSAKYLRWQDKAANQKFFAGEFQAFTKEAADLLLEIGIIKSVPKIDDLVDTSFIK, from the coding sequence ATGCTTAGTTTTAGAATATTCGCCGCAACCGCCGCTCTCCTGGTCTCCGCGCCAGCCCTCGCAGATGATGTGAAGGTCAACATCGGGATATCCGGATGGACCGGCTTTGCGCCGCTTACGCTCGCAAACCAGGCCGGCATCTTCAAGAAGAACGGCCTCGATGTGACGATCAAGAAGATCCCGCAGAAGGACCGCCATCTGGCTGTTGCATCAGGCGACATCCAGTGCGCGGCGACCACGGTCGAAACCTGGATTTCCTGGAATGCCAATGGCGTTGCGACCAAGCAGATCTTCCAGCTCGACAAGAGCTATGGCGCCGACGGCATGGCCACACGAAACGATGTCGCGTCGATCAAGGATCTGAAGGGCAAGACGGTCGCCGCGTCCGCGCCCGGCACCGCGCCCTATTTCACGCTGGCCTGGATGCTCAAGAAGAACGGCCTCTCGGTCAAGGACGTGACCGTGGTGAACCTGGAGCCTGCCGCGGCCGCACAGGCATTTGTGGCCGGCCAGAACGATGCAGCCATGACGTATGAACCCTATCTCTCGACGGTGCGCGCGGCGCCCGACAAGGGAAAGATCATAGCCACCACGCTCGACTACCCGATGATCATGGACACGTTCGGCTGCACGCCGAAATTCCTGACCGAAAACCCGAAAGCCGCGAAAGCGCTGGCTGACAGCTATTTCGAGGCTGTCGCCCTGATCGAAAAGGACCAGGCCAAATCCTACGAGATCATGGGCGCCGACGTGAAGCAGTCCGGCGAACAGTTCGGAAATTCGGCAAAATACCTGCGATGGCAGGACAAGGCCGCGAACCAGAAATTCTTCGCGGGCGAATTCCAGGCCTTCACCAAGGAAGCCGCAGACCTGTTGCTCGAGATCGGCATCATCAAATCGGTTCCGAAAATCGACGATCTCGTTGACACGAGCTTCATCAAGTAG
- the hutC gene encoding histidine utilization repressor, with protein sequence MSLSTDRDKSQAADTPTLYKQIRLDIERRILTGEWPPGHRIPFEHQLMTRYGCSRMTVSKALSELAQADLIERRRRAGTFVRRPKFLSAVLTIPDIRAEITALGRSYGYQLIRSSRRAASAADRERLGVRKTGKVIVISCRHSADGVPFAVEDRLIDLDAVPEAATADFAIEPPGTWLLHHVPWTEAEHSISAIVADEQTATALDIAVGAPCLVIDRHTWRSARTLTAVRLVYPGESHKLVARFKGG encoded by the coding sequence ATGAGCCTCTCCACGGATCGCGACAAATCCCAGGCGGCCGACACGCCGACGCTGTACAAGCAGATCCGGCTCGACATCGAGCGCCGCATCCTGACCGGCGAATGGCCGCCGGGTCATCGCATCCCGTTCGAGCACCAACTGATGACGCGCTATGGCTGCTCGCGAATGACCGTGAGCAAGGCGCTGTCGGAGCTGGCACAGGCCGATCTCATCGAGCGGCGGCGGCGGGCCGGCACATTTGTGCGCCGTCCCAAATTCCTGTCAGCAGTCCTGACAATTCCAGACATCCGCGCGGAGATTACCGCGCTCGGCCGCAGCTATGGCTATCAGTTGATCCGAAGCTCGCGCCGAGCGGCCAGCGCCGCCGACCGTGAGCGCCTCGGCGTACGGAAAACCGGCAAGGTGATCGTGATCTCATGCCGCCACAGCGCCGACGGCGTGCCGTTCGCTGTCGAGGACAGGCTCATTGATCTCGATGCGGTACCCGAAGCCGCCACGGCGGATTTTGCGATCGAGCCGCCCGGCACGTGGCTGCTCCACCATGTCCCCTGGACGGAGGCCGAACATTCGATCAGCGCGATCGTGGCTGACGAGCAGACCGCAACGGCGCTGGACATTGCGGTTGGCGCGCCCTGCCTCGTGATCGACCGGCACACCTGGCGCAGCGCACGGACGCTAACCGCCGTGCGCCTCGTCTATCCGGGCGAGTCCCACAAACTGGTTGCCCGCTTCAAGGGCGGTTGA